In the genome of Misgurnus anguillicaudatus chromosome 11, ASM2758022v2, whole genome shotgun sequence, one region contains:
- the socs5b gene encoding suppressor of cytokine signaling 5b: MEKVAKMWGNIRSRCQALFHADGSESNLCSQDVDRVHCMMDLGRGAHASEPRGTRSSTPSRNLSPLPMVTRGRRGHNCVADIPQIVEISIDKDSEDARRGPLVRRDSYSRHAPWGGKKKHSCSTKTQSSLEAERRTGRSRGSTSRRERRYGISSIQEINDSIGAGSSGRSLSARSLRQRLRETVGLCLPLPVHYRSQSAKGQASSKRKIHLTELMLETCPFPPGSDLANKWHLIKQHTAPVSPHSSTALLDAFDSTHPSPEDEEERLRERRRLSIEEGVDPPPNAQIHTLEAISHSSSLYKLGPKMAPAVGEGHGEARSMGTVSSVSVGLSGIVGQVGASMAVPAHSIDCDSEEDSTTLCLQTRRPKQRHASGDAHCSRQPGPWKVHTQIDYIHCLVPDLQAITALPCYWGVMDRYQAEALLDGRPEGTFLLRDSAQEDYLFSVSFRRYNRSLHARIEQWNHNFSFDAHDPCVFHSSTVTGLLEHYKDPSACMFFEPLLTAPLHRTFPFSLQHLARAAICRHTTYDGIGALPLPPTMQDFLKEYHYKQKVRVRWLEREPPLKVK, translated from the coding sequence ATGGAGAAAGTAGCCAAGATGTGGGGTAACATCAGGAGTCGATGCCAAGCCCTCTTCCACGCCGATGGCTCGGAGTCCAATTTGTGTAGCCAGGATGTTGATCGGGTCCACTGCATGATGGACTTGGGGAGAGGAGCACATGCAAGTGAACCCCGTGGAACTAGGTCTTCCACACCCTCACGGAACCTATCACCACTCCCAATGGTGACCAGAGGACGCAGAGGCCATAACTGTGTGGCAGATATTCCCCAGATAGTTGAAATCTCAATTGACAAAGATAGCGAGGATGCACGAAGGGGCCCTCTTGTGCGTAGGGACTCGTACTCTCGGCACGCTCCCTGGGGAGGTAAAAAGAAGCATTCCTGCTCAACTAAAACACAGAGTTCTCTTGAGGCCGAGAGGCGAACCGGACGCTCAAGAGGAAGTACGTCCAGGAGGGAACGTCGATATGGGATTAGCTCTATCCAAGAGATAAATGATTCTATCGGAGCTGGCAGCAGTGGGCGCAGCCTTAGTGCCCGCTCTCTGCGTCAGCGACTCCGAGAAACTGTAGGCCTGTGTCTTCCTCTGCCTGTACATTACCGCTCACAGTCAGCTAAAGGTCAGGCGTCTTCCAAACGCAAGATCCACCTGACTGAACTGATGCTAGAAACGTGCCCTTTCCCACCTGGTTCTGATTTGGCCAACAAGTGGCACCTAATTAAGCAGCATACGGCACCAGTCAGCCCTCATTCCTCAACTGCTCTTTTGGATGCATTTGATTCAACACATCCCTCCCCGGAGGATGAGGAGGAGAGGTTACGTGAGCGACGGAGGCTTAGCATAGAGGAAGGAGTGGACCCTCCTCCGAATGCACAAATCCATACACTGGAGGCAATTTCACACAGCTCTTCTCTCTATAAACTGGGACCAAAGATGGCCCCTGCTGTTGGGGAAGGACATGGAGAGGCCAGGAGTATGGGAACGGTCTCTTCTGTTTCTGTGGGTTTATCAGGGATTGTCGGACAAGTTGGTGCGAGTATGGCTGTGCCTGCCCACTCTATTGACTGTGATTCTGAGGAAGACTCCACGACCCTCTGTTTACAGACAAGGAGACCCAAACAGAGGCATGCCTCTGGGGATGCTCATTGCTCCAGACAGCCAGGGCCTTGGAAGGTTCACACACAGATTgactatattcattgtttggtgCCTGACTTACAGGCCATAACTGCACTTCCCTGTTATTGGGGGGTGATGGACCGGTACCAAGCAGAAGCGCTGCTGGACGGACGGCCAGAAGGCACCTTCCTGCTACGCGACTCTGCGCAGGAGGACTACTTATTCTCTGTCAGTTTTCGACGATATAATCGTTCGCTGCATGCACGCATTGAACAATGGAATCACAACTTTAGCTTTGACGCGCATGACCCCTGTGTCTTCCACTCTTCCACAGTTACAGGCTTGCTGGAGCACTATAAAGACCCCAGTGCCTGTATGTTTTTTGAGCCCCTGCTTACCGCTCCCTTACACCGAACTTTCCCTTTCAGTCTGCAGCATCTGGCGCGAGCCGCCATCTGCAGACACACTACCTACGATGGCATTGGTGCTCTGCCACTGCCTCCAACCATGCAGGATTTCCTGAAGGAATATCACTACAAACAGAAAGTACGGGTGCGCTGGCTGGAGAGAGAGCCACCACTCAAGGTCAAATGA